The nucleotide sequence tatctgagaagaaattcaatgatatgtgtgaagtcaaccaacccgcacttggccagcgtggttgactatggcctagtcacccctaacttggggtaggctccgagcccctcggtggggacatatagtgagctgatgatgatgatgatattttacattattaataccTTATCAATACTGAAATTAAGTAAATCCCTAAGGAAAGTGTACTCGTTCTACATGAAACCAGATAACGTTAACAATGAAAATCCTGAGGGTAAATTACTCGTATTTTGACAATTGAATAACAACATTTCAGCATTTCAtgaataatatgaaaatatactgACCACGTTTAATGATGAAGTTTGTAAAGTTagagttaattattaaaatttaaattatggaaCAAATCGCATGTGTAAACTAGATTACAAACAAATCAGATCATTTCTCTGGCATTTTCCCACTTACTTGGGGTCggcgcacaaggttttataaaccttaacgtttggtttatatttttttacgaccGACCACCAGCCTATCACTAAACCAACTAGCgaggaatttaaattaaacatctgttttacaaataaattaaatcaaacaaatCACAACTATATTAACACATTTTCAAATAGTctcatgtaaaaataatatcttagtATAATATACAATGTCTTCAAttcatatattatgtaaattttagtATTCTTACATTaccatattatattatgtaaatattatatagcgCGTTGTAAACATCAAGATTCGATTAAGGAAACagaactatttaatattaaacttcaaaatcttgtatgtaatttaattactacatGATTCTGATAATTCATTACTCTCAAACAATGTTCAACATGTTTAacataaagatattaattccatataattgaaataattattgaaaatgaaGTAGTCTTACCCCATTAAAAGCCCAGTAAAAGAtcagtttaataaaacttagttGGTTTCGTTATTGATCATCataaatatgaacaaaagCGACATACAATAATcaataatctatatctatatatataaaagaaagttgtgttagttacaccatttataactcaagaacggctaaatcgatttgactgaaaattggtgggcaggtagcttagaaccaggaaacggacataggataatttttaccccgttttctatttttttactccgcgcggacggagtcgcggggaaaagctagtctatatatataaaagaaagttgtgttagttacaccatttataactcaagaacggctaaatcgatttgactgaaaattggtgggcaggtagcttagaaccaggaaacggacataggataatttttaccccgttttctatttttttactccgcgcggacggagtcgcggggaaaagctagttattaataaaaggaaattcaattatttactgGACGctacaaacaacaaaacaaacagaaaaGTTGATGTTgagagaactaaaattattgtttagtttttcAAACTTTCAtcatttattctttttctcccgttattttttctattagtaatttttattttttattaagttattcaaTGTCAAAGCGGTTACTACCTACAAAATCTCGATTTAAATTCTATCTATACTCTAATAtaggtgactaggtcatagtcagaCACACTGCCCCAGTGCGGGTTAgttttcacacatatctttgaattgcAGATATGTCGCAGGCTGcattatgttttctttcaacatcggataaatgtacttatGTAAATCGATTGccacatggcgggattcgaacccatcACCTGcaaattacaagtcaagtgtttaaacccctgagccaccttCGCAGGTCTTTAGCGTAACATTAATCCTGATAACTCTAAGAGCTTACCAAAAATGTTTGAGAGAACATCAAAGCAGTTCCCTCAACTGTCAGCTGTGTCTTGTTACAGGACGTCACCTGGGAACGCCCCTTTCGTGTTTGCTCCTAAATGTTTCCAAAGCAATGAAAGACCGTTTCTATTATACTCACAGTTAAGTGAATGTCGTTTTCAAACTAATGGAATTTTCGGACGgcgtacaattaaatttaaaaggtaCAGTAAACAAACACCCAAtagttttaattcaataagtttggaatgttgttttatttagtttgaatattaaagtatttcgtaaataatacagtatttaattgattaattttttatttctaaatattacataatgcAAAACATAACTCTATTAGCGTTCTATAATATAGTTAGGTTAACATTTGCATAGACAAAAGTAGACTTTACATGAGAATTTTCTTAAGAAATTTATACGagaaataaactttacataacattacattatccaataatttttaatctgttttttaattaatataaatggcattttagttatatttgtaCGGATCggaagtattttaattagttattggCTGTCAAAAActcttatttactttttcaatGGACTTATAAATATTGCGGCAAAGGCCAGGTAATTGTACATACCTTCACAGTATGAGTCTTTCGACTCACGGTTGAATCGCCGACCCCACTCGACTCGAGAGTTGACCGACGACATTTCCTTATATCTGTACCGAAAACATcttctaaaaatttattttcatattaacgTTTATCGCTGtatttctttacaaattaggagtagttaaatttaagaaaaacaaaatattaatattaatacaaaaatatcgtctagaaaatgttattacTAAAACTAGAAAGGAACGATAACATTGTACTAGTATCATTTTGATTGAATAGTGCCGAAATtgtggaaattttaaattcttgccCCTCTGCGTTACGAGAGAGATAACCTAAAAGTAGCACGTCTGTTGACTCAGGAGCCGTAGTCCTGACAACTGAGAATTGACACCTTGGTTGCACCGTGTTAAGACGGCCCTGAACGCGTGCTTACCAAATACCAAACATGATTTTGGGACAAGTAAAACAGCCTGTTATTAATAGGCATTCAAAGCAAGACTACAGGGTTGCCCGTACAAAGCCGAACACACATTAAAAGTGTCCGCACGAGTAGCGTTACCACAGCCGCGACGACCCTATTAAAACTTTCTCGTAACGACCCTGTCATAATATAATGACATGTTATTCCGATTTCAGTATTGAATATGTCTTTGTCGCGTTATACGAGTTCCTATGCCTAAAttcctaatattaaattttacgcTTGTccgtaaaaattatatacgtatataatgttatttatttcaatcgaGATAAGAAGAAATAGCCATctaattaactagctgtcgcccgcgactccgtccgcgcgtccagactatgttctagaagtacatctgtgcaaaattttgtcaagatccgttgagccgtttcggagataccttcatacaaacatccatccatccatccatctaaacattcacatttataatattagtatgattattattttactgaacAATACTAAAGAATAACATAAGTACAGATATCGTGTTAAGGCTTAATTTCATCATCACTATCTAATGTGACAAGGGGTGACAGCTATCATTATGTACCTAGTAacaatgtatatatgtattcaTCTTTGTTACTCAGAAAAACTTAGTTTTATTGTTGGCATTgcgtaaaattttcaattgcaaatgtcaTAATTCAAATGATCAAATGACAACGAAGTCATACGCCATTGGCTGAAAATTAGcgttaccatggcaaccatTCATCTTTGCTACTATTGGCTTGCAATTTTTGTCTGTTTCTcgcataacatttttttttccatttactGAGGCCTTAAGGGGCTTTTGatgacaataataattattcaaaagtatGCCGTGATCGCTAACGAAGTGTGTGTTTGCGCTTTATTACACTAGTTAAAAAATCTCTTCAAAAAGATTTTAAGTACACTTGATAAGTTAAAAGAgttaataaaatgtctaaatATACGACTTCAAGTTACATGTAAGCGAATAAGTTGAAACGAATGTTGGAAAGAGCAATGAGTGAAACTTTACAAGCAGCTCAGTACGTCGTGACGCGAATGCAAGCATTCAATGCTAGACCGCACTCAAAACTTGAATGCACTAATAACTAAAAACCTTCTTGAAATACTAtttgaaaagatttaaatagtAACGAGTAAGCTGAAATAAACTTAGTaaagattttacaatttagttgagggttaaatatttatgttcaaaagtttacgtaattttttttaaactaaatattaatttgataaataaaccttatataaatcaatttcaaatttaatctttatttatataaatatatgtttaaatacaaataatgcataataatactaaatcaaagtttacaaagaaattcctaaattaaacaaaaggcTTACAATCACATTGCTTTTTATGTAATCAAGTAAAATAAGCGATACAAATACCTATGGATTTTtcgaattcaatttattaagcGACTCTAAGCCAAGTTTCGACctctttgaattatttattaaaaaaaaaaacccgtGAGCGCAGCGCTCCAAAAGCTCGTTTGTAGTAACGCGACGCTGAGCGCTAACTTTATGCAAAATCCGTGCCCCCTGGTTACGACGAGCGTCTACAGTGCATCGTAACTTGAATGCCAACAACTGACACCGCCTACCTAACTCAACTATCGCacctatttgaatttaaatttaccaatttatttattaggatAAGTTCCATTGCTCGATCGGTATCGAAGTGATTACTTAAACTGATGCATGAAGAGCAAtggatgtaaaaattttatttcgtgGAAAAAACCGTTAGCTATTGTGGTAGAGGATCGCTACTTATTACGAATTCCTTCAGCGTAATTGACGTAAACAAGGAGAATATTCTTACGTGTTGATGCTTTAATTAACGTCAAAGCACTGATGTTAACAAAGACTTTGCGGGATTTAGAGTAAATTGTTGTAGCCTGGCTTTCCGTGAACTGAACTCTCGGGAGcttcatattttattctagTTACTTGGCAACGTTGAGagaatatttctaatttatgtGAAGTCTCTGTTGATGCAAGTctctcttattttttttttcttttttaatgttagataaataccaaataaacaagttaataaacaaaggtaaaaattaacaaccCTTACAGCCTAAAATACAGGAGTGATCAAATAATGATAAGTGGAAATTTTTGCCTATGCCTCCTTGTGCACTTTACTAAAAAAGGTGGTGATcccatttattattacaatttaggttcggtttttttttattagaaatcggttttatgtttttataaataatttgttattctaCTGTTAGATAATTCTTCTAATTTCAAGTAAAACTGAAAAGAATCGATCAGTGGTTGCTTcctaattatttcaaaatatacgGATATGATTACAATGCGTCGTTATATAATTTAGCGGCGAATTTAAGTCATGTATGTTCtataatcttattttcaaCCAAATGGGTTATCAACAAcataacattgtttgttttgtatatggttaatattaaaaataaacagaagaattgttttaaaattatgtatttaatgaaGAATGTAATGAAAACTATAACTAGTATATCTTAGAAGGATCTTTTCCATTGATTTAATAGTGTTAGAatgtacaattaatattaacttattacaataatatgaaTAGCTGGTTACATTGTTTAAGCAAATGAtgttatattatatgaaaaatttatatgaacaaTGATGCGCAAGAGTCATAAAATGATTAGTGTACAGATTTAGCAGTAGCTGAGTAGTTCGTTGATACTGCAGGGTTTGTCGCAGCACTCGGTGACAATGCCCGAGGTGCGCTTGCCGCGTCCCGCAAGTGACAGACTCCGTGCCCGGCCGACCCACGGCAGACCCATCTGGACTTCTTGATCTTTGTAATACGGAGGCAGAATTTGTCCTGGAATACATCATAGATTAGTGTCTACTAGGAACTTTTTGGCACTCTATGTATACTGACGTCAATTTTCATCAAACCATAAAAGCGTTGTTCCCTCCCAACTCACCATACATAGTTCCGACATCAGATCGTTTCTCGAAACCGTCTTCATCAAAGCAAAGGAATGCCATAGCTCTGGCCAAGGATCTGCCGCAGTAGACTTGTGGGCTGATGTTCTGCAGCGACGAACCGCCGCCGATGTGCGCGTAGCACACAGCGACGATCAGGCAAGTGatgaatgtaaaaattatgaatttcatCTGGAATTTAGAATACAGTAAAACATCTTAGTTTAGAACCTATAGGACGCGTCGAATCGACCTTAATCTGATGGTGATTTAGAGAAAGCGTTGtgataaaatttgtacaaaatggTTTGAGTCCTGGGATCCTACTCTTACATGGGACTGATGCCATTTAAAGTTCAGGATTGCTGCCAACTGCTGTATAATGCAGCttatagtaaattaaacaagCTTCCAGGAATGGTCTGGAAAAGCTAAGGTCCTGAACCCAATGAtgatttacaatttacttaGAAAGTAATTCGTAAATGATTACAGAATTTATGTAACAGTATTagcaatgtaataaaataatttataattcataacTCACCTTTGTGTTGGTAGCTGCTCGTCGACTCACCTGATGTGAATGTGATGAAAGGGGTTGAAATTCTTCATTATATACTGTTCCACACGAgcacttataaatattaaaatccgTCTCAAGTGAGGGTGTTGGTAATTGTTAAATGAGGCATGCGACGTGCCCCCGTATTTTCTTAAGAAGTgagttcattattttaatctatgaCTCTTcgttagaattatttatttaatatgaagaAGATAATCTCTTTGTTGAAATTTCAACCACGAAATCAAACTTATACATTAACGAAGGGAAAAGATGTGCTGGATTCCAATGAAAAAGTTGTTACTGCGAAACATAGACGCAATTCAAGTCAGTCAAAAATTGTTTCGCTTCACAACGAACTGTCACGTATTACCAAGACAAACAGACAAACCAACCTTCAGCGTTACAGAAACTATAAGTTGaagataaataagaaatacgGCATATAGTAAAgtacttaaaaaatttaaacactcGTTGCACCAGCTATAGAAACTTTTCCACTAATCAAATAAATGTTGGCATAAATATGACCAGAATATTGTTATgaagtaaaagaaatttttgaAGAAGAATAGTACCAGTGGTGAAgcagttattttatatcttcttTTTATTCCTGTCCCATTTCATCCGCTATGCCGCTATACAATCAGTCGTTTCAAAAgttcaaaaaattaatttacttattgcATTTGCCTAAAGGTAACAATAGTAACATAACATCATGTAAAAAGTTTACTTTCTAGCTATTAGCACTCACAATCGTTTTATTGTCATAGAGAAAATTTAGAGAAAGCACTAAGGGAGCAAGGTGATAggtaaatttactttaacgAGATGGGAATcagatatgatattttttgctCGCTTAAGGGTACCAAAGACATTTGTTTTATGCTAAACAgtctttcatatttattctCAAAAGCATCAACGTCGCAAACTTAATCTGGGCCACACTTAAGCCGTCAAATAAGATGAAGCGAGGCGTTACATTCGACTTGACACTTCATTTGTGACCTCATTCCGCCCCAACGAACGCTTAGGGGAGATTAAACCATGGAAACATTAATCAAtagaaatttattcaaaacgtCTTCATCctgcaacatttttattagatttttttatacttatggTAAAgctgtttgttttatattataatccCAAATTGCCTAGTTAAGTAAGCATAAAAAACGATGCCTACagaaacaaaagtaaataacaaaatgcttgatatattttttttcggtaACAGTTTTTGTGCTAAAACATAGAAGGTAACTAGTGTGAAAAAACTGGCAACAATGCTACGCATTATGTAAAGTACCACTACTGCCTGTTTTCTCCGTtctaaa is from Papilio machaon chromosome 5, ilPapMach1.1, whole genome shotgun sequence and encodes:
- the LOC106720292 gene encoding bombyxin A-3-like is translated as MKFIIFTFITCLIVAVCYAHIGGGSSLQNISPQVYCGRSLARAMAFLCFDEDGFEKRSDVGTMYGQILPPYYKDQEVQMGLPWVGRARSLSLAGRGKRTSGIVTECCDKPCSINELLSYC